The nucleotide window ATTTCAACCACCAACACCAATAATGTTTATGACCAGAtctcttattttaatttgttatgatTAATGAATGATACAAACAGGggttttaattattgaaaatcaaaatctattctTTTTGCATAACAAAGTCATCCTTGACTCCTtagtatgatttattttttattttttatggaatcATGGAAAATAGATGTGTAAAGCTAATGTTTAAGCAGTATAGAAAGGGTCTATGAAACTGTTAATAACAAGTCCAGGCGAATGCAATTGTTTTGCGaactattttcttttacaattagttttttttatcataagaTGTCAATTCAAGATTAAGAAAAACGGAAGTatcaaataagaaaagaaaaccgCCGGAGATTGAGAGAGATGGCCGCCGGAGATTAAGGTGGTCGCCGGAAAGAGAGATGACGGCATGAGAGAACTGATTGTGGggggagagagaaagttgaatgGGAAATGAGAATGGCACATGACAATAGCACATGACTCATTTAAGTGatgttttaatctcaaccctttATTTTAATCTGATGGCTGTAATTCATTCTCATATAAGAATGTCATTCTCATATGATAtgtcctctatatatatatatatatataatcacatgcatatattacaaaatattacaaatttaatttattaaatattaaataaaaaaccatacatttttttttcaacatttcACTTATTCATAGccttaaattaaaacaaagagaaataCATAATATTACATAAAGGAATAGTGCATAAAtactaattttaataaaaataaaaatattaaattacatTTCACTTAATTGCTTCTTAATAACTCCACAAGTATGCTCATGGTGTTTGAGTTGACTCTCATTCATCGATGATGTATCCTGCATGAGTATATCATATAACTTTGGTATACTCTCCACCTTTTTTGCAAGTGTTACTTCTTTcattacatcattttttttctaaagccTTTATCAATGCCAGTTAAATCGACAATGTAAGATGTTTGAACTGCTTTCCCTTTCCTTTTCGCTGCCTTTTGTCCCATAGGACGTACCAATTGTTGTATTGACTCTTCGTTGCAACTTGATGGCATCTCTAAGTTAATAGATGATAAATATTCCCCACAAGCAAAAATATTTGCCCTTTTTTAAGCACCCAACAAATTATCATTGCATTGTATTGTCCACTTTGGCTCATCTTTCAGCAATCTCCAGACATGCTCAAGTCTGAAATCATCACCAACATCTTGAGAATAAATTGTGTTTGCATTTAGCAAGATGTCTTTCTTTGAACTTCCACTTTGGCGTTTTCAGAAGCTTGAATGTAACACCCTACAAATTTTCCAACAGCCACATTCAACTTATGCCATCGAGATTTAAGTTGAGATATTTCTCTCGCTTCTAAAGTATCACGATAGTTGTTGTAATTTTCTTTAACTCTTAACCAAAAGCTACTAGCTTTTTGATCAACACCTACGATTGAATCTTTTGAAACATTGAGCCAAGTTTGAACAAGTAGTGTATCctatttttttgagaatgagactcgcaccaatttcattttaCCAAGTTTTTGTCTTCCTTCATCAAGTGTAATATCTTCTAGGCCGACTTGTGTGGAATATTGAGGAATTTCAGTTGAGGATTCCACAAAGTTAGGACTCATTGGAGGTCTAGGAAACATGTTGGGATTGTTTGGTAGTGGTGGATACATAGGAAAAAATTGAGGATTTTGAGATGAAAAATGCTATTTCTCTAGAAACTTTTGAGAATTTTCATTTGAGGATTCCACAAAATTAGGACTCATTAGAGTTCTAGGAAATATGTTGTGATTGTTTGGTAGTGGTGGAAACATAGGAAAAAATGGAGGATTTTGAGAATTTTCATTTATAAGAGGATGTTGATAATTTTGCATATAGTGAAAATAAGCTTGCCAATTAAATTGATTGGGATCCATTTGATATGTGCAAAATtgagtaaaaataaaacacattttATAGGCACCATGAAACAAACGGTAAAAATTGTTTAGATGTTGGACAATtctattattcaattttttcaaacaaaaagttTAATGCTTTCAACCTACATTTACATAATTCAATTTACAGGCctaaaaaatggacaaaaattaATTCTACATGCCTTTCCAATGGTtacataattaattcattttgtGCTTTTGCTTTAAAGCAGTtatctataataataataatatatatgactTGAAGATTTCCGAAGTCATGAGGCcaagaataatatatatatgactTTATTTGCAAATGAGCTTTGGCTTTTCCATGTTCTGCTGGTAGAACCAGTTCTTGTGGTGCAACCATTCTCCACCTTGGATACCAAGTGGATGTTCTCCGATGCGAAAAAATAACAAGAACAGTTTTTGGGTGTGTAGAACATGCATTTGAGTTGCTCTAACTTATCTAAGAATTGAtggtttaacaaaaaaaaaaaagaagcataaaCCATATAATATTGTCTTATCAACCTAAATAGATTGCTTACTCCTCCACAAGATATGaatcattcaaatcaaaattcaatttattttgttcaGTAGCGGCATCATTACTTTTCTCTTCATCATTGTTGTCACTCTCATCACCATTACCATCACATTTGTTTTCAATCTTCAATGAACAACCCAAAACGAAACTATTCTTGTTCACAATAAGTTCCTTCTTTCCATTCCCATTTGATGATGACTCGTCAACAGAACAATATCTTTTCTTAATCGGAAGGGGAAATTCAGGACTCTTTTGCTCATCAATCGACAAAGTACAAAAGTACTTATTAGACATAAGATGTAAAAGATTTGTAGCACCCTCAACAACACCAATacattttcttcctcttttacCTCTATTTTGCCATTTTGGTAAAGAAAGATTATCTTCTTTATTCTGTTGAGTAGAATATTTAGAACTGTTAGATGAAAAAGATTTTTGAATATCATAATTTGAAGGAGGACTAACTCCTTTAGAAACCACATCAAGATGAGATCTGATCATGTGACCATAAAAAACATTCTTGATTGGAAACTTGTTCTCGCAAATATAAcaagtttgtttctttttgccAGCGATTTCTTCATCATCATAACTATCATCATTGAAATAAGCATTACCTTGTGATTGATGATGATTACGCTTCATCTTGAGAAAGTGAGATCTTCGGTGACCACCTAATGTTTTTCCATTGCTGAAAGTCTTACCACAAGTTTTGCATTTGTATGTTGATTCTTGAACAAGAACTTCATTGTTCATCATTGTCTTAGTATCATCTTCATTGCTAGACAACGGGGAACGATATCTTCTCATCTCTTTCAACCCTTCATAAGATTTGATGATCAGGACTGTTCCTACGAAATTGAAGGCTCGACTCTCATAGTAAAAATAGgctcctaataaaaaaaaacgcataattttttaaaagattaatcctctatttaaattaaaaataacacatgTATAATGATTATTAGCCActgaaatcaaaattaacaattatttttactaaagatgtgttttttaactttgaaataaaaacatggaacatgatttttttacttagaaattgaaacatgaaacatgtttatttttctttttagagTGGGGGTGGGGATGTTGagcaataatatttttcttgagGCCCAGCTCGGTTGAGCTTTTTGCACTCCCCAAAGAACGACCTTgttgatgacagtcagtcatacACTATTTTTAGAGTCACTTTTAATTAAGGTTTTAGTCTGGTTTTATTAGTTTAGTACTTAATTTAGggtcattttaaataaattgtcattttcttatttattgagTCAAGTAGTATATTAGTGCATATTATTACTATGGTCAATGGCTAGATAAGATGACAAAGTTGTGGCATACTTGACAAAATAAtgttttagttattataatGAACCACACGTACAACATGCTTAGGGAATTacgaagaaaaataaacaaatgggTCTTGACCCAAGTTGGTAGCGCTGACCCGAGATGCACATGAAGAAAAGTATCACGTTTTGGAAGGGGAAAATAATCATTCACGCAACCCGAGAAAAAGAAACAGGCTTGCACATGGAAACAGAAAAGAAGAACAACAccaattgaaagaaaattgagGAGCAACGATGGAACTCCAtcgatttattttctttactatgtTGTTTATGTATTTGATCATGTCTAGTTAATTTCCTTTGATTAGATCGTGAGATGATTCtgatgtaattttgtttgaacgATGTTGTTGTGAAACTCTGTTTCATATGAATATCAATATAGGTTTATTCAATTCAACTgttcttaatgttttttatatacTGATCATATATAACCTGAATtcgtgagaatgaatgactgcTGAACATAGCTTTCAACtcagacctaattgaattgttcaaataaacaAGGTTAGTCTAGGAATAGATAATCGTTTATTTGTGATAATAGGTTAACGTTCTCAAAACCTTCAAAGAATATCAGatcacctaaggaattagggactGTAATTTGAGAAGAGGGCCCTAAGTCAAGGGATTTATCAGGACTATTTTAGTTAACCATCGTAAAACTAGAGAAGTATCCATGAGGAATAAGTTTAGTGTACCAAACAGAATAAATCAGAGGATTCGAACTACTTGATCTCATCTCTcctatattttcaaaacaactttTATCTACTTATTAATACTTTATGCAATCAAACCTACTGTCTAGGGCACTTGTAAAATTTATACACCATAGATAATAACCATATTGCTAATTTGAGATTAACATAGTCATCATGGATACTAATTTAATTGTATTACTTTGATAGTTTTAGCACACTTGCTAAAAGTCTATCAAGTTTTCTCATAGTCATGCCTACgatatttgttcattttttggttaaaaaaaaaagttgaaagcCAAGCCAACGAttgaaattcacatttttttttgctttgggAGTCTATTGAGTTGATGCGCTGATTTGTGATACTTAAGATTTGGGGattctttttatctttattaaGATTTACTGTGgagtttagggtgttacaaaaCACAAGCtgaattatttattcaattttgtcTAAGTTGACCTACTATGGAGGGAGATAGATCTATCCACTTCATAATCGATGAGTTCATTACAAAgggataaaaaattattacaagaaATCAGtttcaacaaattttttaaGACCAAACATAATTTCTATCCATTATTCCATTTCATTTTTATCACTTTCTAAATTGTTGTGGACTTTGCAGTAGTCTTTTAAATTGTATATGTATAAACATAACATTTTCAAACTATCAGTTACTCACCACAACATATAGCACGAAAAGTTTCAGTTCACTTATTCTCGTACTTAGCCATGACTAGTTCTAAAGTGTTTAGATGTTGTTTAATAATGATAACAAATTTGTTTGTGGACTTTCATTTTGCTTATGCTTAACCAACAAGagcttttttcatttttggtaATTCAATGGCAGATAATGGCAACAATCATTTCTTATTAATCACATTACGTGCTCACACTCCCCTATATGACATTAATTTCCCTACACACAAACTCACCGAACGTTTCTCTAATGGCCTAAACATTCATGACATAATCAGTATGTGtttatgaattaatttattattagcTTACAAGCTAGTGAAAATTGTATATGTAATTTATTTGCTTAACAATGCCGAATTGTTTTGATTCTAGTCTCTAATTTGCATGCTTTGCTTAAAGATGAGTTTTGATATTGTGAAATGGTTAAATTGCAGGTGGATTAGAACCAAATCTTCCTTATTTGAGTCCCTTGCTAATTGGTGAAAATTTTTTAGTTGGTGCCAATTTTGCATCTGTGGGCATTGTAATTCTTAATGATACCGGTTATCAATCTGTAAGTTTAGTTAGTTGTTAATGTTATAAATATGACTGGTTACTTTTGTTATAGGAGGATAAAACTGTTAGTGACATGAATCAAACATTGATCATCCTTTTTTAACTCCCTCACTGTTCTAAATGCGGAtccatgaatatttttttttgtggttcaaatgataatgtcaaaaaaaattccaattaaATATTCTCTCCTTCTATGCTATGTGCAAATCATTTTGTCTTCTATATATTGTTTTGTCCGGCTTGTATttgttttaggattttttttgttaaattttattttatttttttggaaaaaatctgCATGTTTGGCTATAGCCACATTATGCCTATAAGTGGATCCGTCCTTAAGTATCCTTAGAGTGGAATACAAATTTGGGGGCATTTTTATAATGTATTTCAGgttctttaaatttatattacATAAAGAgtcaaaagtttttttcttatgaattaTTCTGACATGATCACaagacaaaatataaattatttagacaTAGTCACAAAATGTTAACTTTactttttaatcttttaattattttaaaaatgattgaaaaaataattcaatattttgcTCTTACTTTAGATGAGACAGAGATGTTGGAGCTTTTATAACACCTTAAAcaccacaaaaaacatttttcacgGATAATTGAATAAGTAATAAAACATCGAAGGGTGTCACGTCATCTCATCAAAATCTAAAGTTCTTAATTCAAATAAACAACAAAACGTCGCAGTGGAATAGTCATCAAAACACTTTAAAATACATTACAATTTTCATCATCTAAAATGGGATTCAAAGAATCCTGACAAAGTctgaaaataaatacaaaatcatcaaaaatccTAGTGTCACGAATCAGAGCTCGATACGACAAACTCCCAAAGCAATAAAACAAGCGAGTAGGCTCCAAAGTCATCCCCGAAAAACTCACTGGAGCTATGCTTCCTCTTCCTCCAAATCTACACCCCTAAGAGTGTAGGTGGCACATCCACAATAAGAGGGTGAGAAATATTCAACACAAGGATAATACGAACGCATGTATAGTTCCATGATAAAACAATAACATCATGTACACATGAACAACATATTTATCACAAAACAGACAATATTCATACTTTGCATATACATATATCAATGGCAAGTAAGATCCTCAAGGTATACACCATTCACACATTACAATAACAAACTCGTCAATCAAATATCACATCTTCATTTAGACACGTCTCCACATAGCACACAGTCAAGTTTCACATATACGAATAACACATCATCACATTTCACATCTTCAAATACACTTGTAAGTATGTATGCAATACACCTATctcgactctatatgcatgtgaTACCAGAATTTGGATATCATATGTATGTTACTGAGTGAACCCACAACATTTTGAATAATCAGAGGTATGTTACTGATTAATCCCACAACGTCAAATAGGACTGACCATGAATGCATCGACACCAAGTATAGACTCGACAATGCACAACATCATTTAGCTCATCGTTATATAATCATTTCATTATATAGCAcatcaaaatatcaatatatcatCATATAGTTGTACAATCAATTCATTATATAACACAACTTCATTTAATCGCATCATTATATAAATCccatcatcatatcatatactAACATCGTCATCTCAAACAAATGATCATCTTTATTCATCACCGTAATATAATATATCTTCATTCACATCATCAATATAAATAAACATCTCCTTTATGTTCAACACATCATTATATCAACATatcgttatattttttttgagagagtcAACATATCGTTATATAATCACTTCACTATAtaatatatccaattatcacaTCAATCTCACATCATTTACACTTAGCCAaataattcatcatttacaCTTCGTCACATAACTCAACAATTACTCATCACATTCACATCATTAAAtgttggcaaaattacacttttagtcccttaacttaattttaggtaacagtttggtcctttatctttttttcatttcaatttggtcctttttgtccattttcatatacatttttaagcttaaaattcatgattttattttcttatggtctttcagtcttcaaatctatgatcctcgtctatgtttgcataaaaatattagatttaaagtttgaaaatgtatatgaaaatagacaaaaaggtccaaattgaaatgaaaaaaagataaaagatcaaactgttacctaaaattaatttaagagactaaaaatgtaattgtaCCTTAAATGTTCATCATCATATAATCATCACAACTCATCATTCATTATACATTTTGTTACGCTATTTCAATACATCAAAATCAAGTTTATTTTCAAGTTCCAAATAGACTTtcataacataaattaattaatttattaaaacataTTATAGTTTTAAACAAACTATTTTCGTTTATCACCACctatgttcaaataacacaactctttcaACTACTTCCATTTCATAGTCTTGCACCCATTTATGTTAGTCGTTGTGGGTTCAAGTCCCAACAAAAccattttcacatttttattatatttatggcTCGTGTACAAGCCAAAAaaccaaattacaaaaaaaGAGTGATGGACAAATTAACATGAGCAATTTCCAGAGACCGATCCATACAAACTCAAACCTTTGAAAATGATAATAAACATGTTTGCCAACACGATAACATACATATACCATATAAATTGTTTCCTATTATCTTCTTCCCCAATTAAATATGTATTGTGTCAATGAAGGATGACTCAGTCGATAAGAATTTTACTCATCTACAAAGTCATGATTCAAATTTTCGTTGTCAATGTAAGGATGACCTTAGTCGGTAAATTGTCTGAGTCATAAAACTTTCCCTAACCTTGGGGAGCCTCCAAAACCCatcctataaaaaaatacagaagaaaaaaaatgcacgTATTGATAAATTGTTTACTTATATCTTCAtatctaattaattaaaaattccaaaatctccaatttattatttgttgtttattaatatacttctttttttactactttatatatttcaaatataaCCATCAGGAGTTCCTGATGCTATTAGTAGGAGTTAAACTCACAACAATGAGTAAACTCCTTACCAAATGAGCAAGTCTATTATggattttttactttttaaatatatcatatttgcTATTTTGTGTCAAACTTAATATTTTACTGTGTCTTTATAGTTTTGATACTAATAGAATattggcttaaatatggaaatggtcACTACAAATATTtggcgttttggttttagtccctgtaaaaatattttttttggttttagtccctgcaaatatagaatatttagttttggtccttggtattttgttttaatccttctaaaatcatttcatattgaaattggtccatataatattcattttagtcctcattttgagggactaaaatcaaatattctacatattacaagaACCAAATctaatatgaatcaattttacaaggactaaaacaaaatatcaaggaccaaaaccaaattttttatatttgcaggaactaaaaccaaaaaaatatttttatagggactaaaaccaaaatgtcagatatttgtagggactattttcatgtttaagCCTAGAATATTTTACAATTGTAATGTTCAAACATTGCTCCAAATTAAACCCGAATAAAttggattgaattttttttccttttgaagaGTCATCTAAACAGAATGACTtgttattttacctttttttttaaccacCGGTTTTTTAGGAATGAGACCCTACTAATTTTCAGTTCAATCCGAGGGTAAGTAAAACTTTATCAAAAAGTATTCCATACATAAATCTAAATGACTAattattttatctcttttttggAGTAAAGATAGTCTGGCTAAAAATTGTTtcatctaaaaattaaatttgggtTCTCCTGATCGATTCGTTATTGGTGAAACTCATTTACGACTCGAGTTCAATTGATTGATTTAGTAAATCAGATGGTTTTTGCCTCAAAACTGAATCAAGCTAGACCGCGAATATGGTAACTAAATTATTTCCTATTGTCTTCTttagtaattaaataaaaaaaaaaatcataaatggagcagtttttttgaccaaaaattaGTAGTTTATTTACATGTAATGTATAAAAGATTTCCTATTGTTTTCTTgccatattaactttttttaagaattcttcccttattaattaaaaaatcttaaaattagTTTATATACAGTACCGTAAAGACTATATCGACTATGACCGatcacataaaattaaatattagtgATGTATTCGGATATCATTTTGTGAAAACGTTGGATCcaattttggatttattttttaaaaaacgaaCCAAAATACAtacacatatttatttaatatttttatgatattttgcaTTAAACTATTCTTTGTTTGCGAATGAATCAACTCCTTATCAACGAACTCACCTTCATTTTAAAATCTTcctttttaaatatatgttatgatgtatcaaacttaatattttaccgtatctttataattttattattattagaagtTCTTACAACTGTATAACTAattgtattagtttttttttttctttttgacaaaactaATTGTATTAGTAGAAGTCTTCCTTTTGCCTCAAAATTAATTCAAACCGTATAACtagtattttgtttcaaaccgtataactatattttctttagatagataaacaaaataacaatCTCAAttgaaaactcacacacacaatgAAAAATTGAGGTTCAAACTCCAATCAAGATGTTCAAACTAATAATTTCGGCAATTTCATCGATTGAGTTATGACATGCACataatagtttttcttttagataaataaaaatgttataagtGATTAGAAACTCACAAACACAAATGAAGGGACCAGATTCAAACCCCGATTTAAGCTAATATTTTTACTCAAACCCGGATTTGAGctaatatttttactactttgtgTATAGGTGCTAATGATTTCTTATTATCTTCTTTcctaattcaataaaaaaatcttaaaattagCTGTTTATGTACATGAACGGTATACATTATTTCCTATAATATATGATTCTCCAGTCAATAAAGAAAACgtaaaattagttaaaaaaaccGTAAAATTAGtatagtttattattatttttgaggtAGTAAAATTAGTATAGATAGATAGTTGTTTATATACATGAACTGTATAAATTATTTCCTATTATCTTCTCCCccaatcaattaaaaaaccTTAAAATATTAGTAGCAGTCTACTAAGTACCTTAAAAAAGaatactttattttagggaTACGATATAAATGTattgtataaattataattatttccTATTATCTTCTTCcccaatcaattaaaaaaaccttaaaatatTAGTAGCAGTCtaagtacattttttttttcttttctcttttgttttttttattcccaTAGTACCCAAAAAAAAGTACCTTCTTTTTAGGGACACTATTTTTTGTGATAATGTCGGaattcgaaccccagaccttacatatatattataactCGCTGATAGTATATAAAaaagtaccttttttttttaagggatactatataaacacattgtataaattataaatatttcctAATATCTTTCtccctaattaattaaaaaaaatcctaaaattaaTTACTAGTTTTCTTTTGCAAGTTGGTCACTCTGTTTCTCCAAAGACTCTCTCTCTAGAATTTGTCAGCATCTATAACACGAAATTAATGCATTCAAAACCCGTTTCTCTTTATACAAACTTTCCCAATTCCAAttccctttgttttttttttcatcatcttgAAAATCATGTGATCTATCTTCCAAAGAGTACCAAACAAACAACCTCAAACTTTGTTTTATATACTAGGTAGTTCTAAAACATCTTACATAAGACATACACATATAGTTACATAAATAAACCTTAGTGTTGgtgaagaaaacaaagaagCTTATAATATAGTTTTCTTCATTGATACATACAATATTTTTGTGACACAACAAGTAAGGTTTTGATACAATGAAGAATCATTATGCTGCTGCCGGTGCCGTCGACAACGTCGCCGGAGAAGGGAATAAGGCATGGAATTCAATTGGAACAGGAGGAAGTCATGTTTTTGTTAGGAGGGTTATGCAAATGATTATGTTTCTTGTTGCTTTTGCTGTGTTGTGGATGTTTCTTTATAACAATTCTGCTTCTCCTTTTGGTCTTCCTGCTACTATCTCACATTACTTCAATGGTATCTCTACACAagtaatctctctctctctctcaaactcTCTCTTAGATTGTGATTTACAATTAGAATTTTGGGTTTTGTGTATTATTTTGTGGGCTAAtcaaaaagttgattttttttttttgggttattgATGTGTTTTGCAttcaaaaagttgaattttttatttttgggttattgatgttgtttttctttGGAACCAATTAAAgagttgaattttgtttttgggaTTTTGATGTTTGCTTTGATGTTGTGGGGCAATTTTGATTCTCCAAGTCAAACAtgaacagaaaaaaaaaattatactttgatgttttaaatttttgttaaagaGTCTCGTATTGGATAAAAAGCAACATGTCTGAATATATGTTTATAAATCGATGTAATTATTATATCTTAAACTGATTTTGTGGGGTTGAACCCAACCCCGATTATTAAGAGTTTTTTTAGTAGAGCTATTTACTgtttcattcatattttttttttttcctactttTTTCCTCCTCCTAAATAGTGATGATGATGTGTATAATAGTAggatattctttttctttagtcaaaatattattattttttgtataacatctaatatcatatttgatcaacaaaaagaagcaaaaaccTATTGTTATTTGTTAAACAAGATCATGTGaattaaacatatattatttagtgaattgaagagaAATTTTTAAGATTTCTTGATAGAGATAAGAAGATCAATTGATTTGGAATGAGAAAATAAGGGTTAGTAGATAATGGGTAGTGGCGTGTGGGGCTTAATTTGAGTACTTTAATGACATAAAAAGATTACGTTTACTAATTGGGATATGCATCATTTTCAGCAGACTAAGGGGCAaaattttctgaattttttgaattttaattttggattttggcATCATTCGAAATTGTGTGAGGAGGGTCTTTTTCTCATGtccatttttataatattccttGAACTATAGAATTGTATAATTTCTTTGTGATTatcataagtttttattttacaaatcatAAGCAAGTTGTGATTGTTATCTTCTTACTTGTATAATATAAATCTAAAATTAGTTAAAATAGTTTTAGtgaaaatggtattttttttaaagaaatgaaaaagtaacttattattagaataataaaattagtccatgaaaaaagta belongs to Medicago truncatula cultivar Jemalong A17 chromosome 6, MtrunA17r5.0-ANR, whole genome shotgun sequence and includes:
- the LOC11413147 gene encoding zinc finger protein 726, whose amino-acid sequence is MRRYRSPLSSNEDDTKTMMNNEVLVQESTYKCKTCGKTFSNGKTLGGHRRSHFLKMKRNHHQSQGNAYFNDDSYDDEEIAGKKKQTCYICENKFPIKNVFYGHMIRSHLDVVSKGVSPPSNYDIQKSFSSNSSKYSTQQNKEDNLSLPKWQNRGKRGRKCIGVVEGATNLLHLMSNKYFCTLSIDEQKSPEFPLPIKKRYCSVDESSSNGNGKKELIVNKNSFVLGCSLKIENKCDGNGDESDNNDEEKSNDAATEQNKLNFDLNDSYLVEE